The Daphnia magna isolate NIES linkage group LG3, ASM2063170v1.1, whole genome shotgun sequence genomic interval TGTTCCTCGTTTTAACATTTATGTCCCCTTTACAGATACAGAGATAGATTGGATAGCTTACATGCAAGAAGTTGAAGGAGTTGTAAATGGGACATGGgactattccaaattgaaagGAGACACTGGTCCTCTGGTCTATCCAGCTGGATTTGTTTATCTTTTCACTATCCTCTACTATCTCACTAATTATGGGAAAAACATAAGACTTGCTCAGTACATTTTTTGTGGGATCTACCTGATAACTCTAGCTTTGGTCTTCAGGATCTACTCTAAGTCACGCAAAGTAAGTGATTATCTGTGTAAGTTTGGGTATAGTTAATGATTTTGTATTCCGTCAGATCCCACCATACATGCTGATTTTCATCTGCTGCACTTCATATAGAGTTCATTCAATATATGTTCTAAGGCTCTTTAACGATCCAGTGGCAATTATGTTCTTATTTTGTTCAATAAACTTATTTATGGAAGGTTATTGGACATTGGGCAGTGTATTTTACAGGTATTTTGAATAACTTGTTACTGCTAGTCTTTACAATGTTTGTAATTGCATTTTCTACTTACATCATAGTTTTGCAGTTTctataaaaatgaatattcTGCTATTTGCACCAGCATTATTGCTGGCGTACATCGCTAGCCAAGGAATTTACGGGACTCTTAAACAACTTACCATTTGTGCTGGATTGCAAGTATACTTGTTCAACTGAATCTTCCCCTTTTTcagcaataatttttttgtattttcacttttttttttagattgtcTTAGGTGCCCCATTTCTATTAGCAAATCCATTGGCATATTTAATAGGATCTTTCAATTTGGGCCGCGTCTTCCTGTTTGAATGGACGGTCAATTGGCGTTTTCTTCCGGAAGAAATATTCATTCATCCCGGTTTCCACATTACCCTTTTGCTTCTTCACGTAGTGCTACTAGCGATCTTCGCCAAACCTTGGTTTAGGTGAGAAAGCAACTGATCCGTTTACCCTGCATTTCTTGTTGTTCTTAATTTTGTTTCGTGTTTTCAGATACATGAAAAGTTTCGCTAAGTTGCAACCAACTGGAGTTGGAATAGTTTCACAACTTTTTTTGCTACCTCTTTTCACTGCCAACTTGATTGGAGTGGCTTTCAGCCGTTCCTTACATTACCAATTTTATGTTTGGTATTTCCATACTCTGCCGTATCTTCTCTGGTCCACCCCATACTCCATATGGCTGAGGTAAATTATTCGCATTAAATGCAATAAGCCTTACCGTTACCAAGTTATGATAAAATTTGTACTCCATGAACCTTCATTTTTGCAGGTTATGTATCTTAGGCTTCATTGAAATGTGTTGGAATACTTTTCCCTCGACATATGCAAGCAGTGCCATATTGCACGTATGTCACTTTTTAATTATTTGTGGCATTTTCTGGAGGCGCCATCCAACCAAAGACCTGAAAATCGACATTAAAAAGGACAAGTGATAACTTTTAATACATTAATTATTCACCTTTGCGTTTCACCCTTTCCAGTTTGAAGTGTGCTCTTGTGCGTGCGAGAAAGTAAACACTCTGGTATCTGACTTAGTGTGATGATAAATACAATTTTCGCTGCCAAAAATTTACCTTGTAGGTTGTAAATGTTCTTTATTATTGTTTCTGaacgtaattttttaaaggttaaAAACTGTTTGAACTCGGCTGGAATTGGCCCATTTCTACATTTTAATGGCCACTTTTCATCTTCTGTCGTCGTTGATTCTTATGGAATGCGACCAGCACCTTAAAAGGTAGaggcaaaaacaaacataaaaattttgaatctcATTGAACCAGTTGAAAACGTGATATCCCATTAATTTCGATCCTTACCGTGGCATTTATGAGGTTCTCTACCTTTTGggatacaacaacaaaaaatatgaatcAAAAGTCCACAAAACTGGCAATAAAACTGTGTGCTATCGGGTCATATGTTTCGGTAGGGTCGATAATTcgatttcaaaaaagaaaaaaaaacacgccaTCGACATTCCCTTTTTTCTGGgccaatcaaaatgaaaaacaacgACCATGATGACCAACACGACATTTCGTATACCAAAGTTTATCGAGCTTATGCCTCAATCTGTCTTAAAGACCGTGTAACAGGAATTGAAAACAACTTCGATGACTGCACTTCATGTTTCGCAACTCATAATGTTACAATTCCTGAAGAAGTCACGCGTTTACTACGATATGGCTCACGTACTTGCCGTGAACGTTGTCCTTTATTATGTTAGGACTTGACAGGTATCACGATAAGCCATAATCTGGAAGAATTCAGTTTAAGAATTgttgtcgaaaaaaaaactaatttccCTGTAATCCTGCGTGTTCCATCGTGCCTCCCTTGATGGGCACGATATTCTCTTCTAACTGAGTTGTTGTCTAAAAATTGGTATGTTGTTGGTTGCATTGTCTGCAGCAATAACACTGCATCGTGGAAGACAAGAAACTCGTTTGTCGTTCAAGTGATAGTCGTTTCATCACTATTTCCTTTGTTGTCTCAACCGATAGCGTGTAAAGCTGGTGCAAAGAGTACCACAAAAGCTGGGAAAACGTATCGTGACCAAGGCTTAAAAAGTTCACGTCGATTGATTTCCTTAGACAGTAGACAGAATCACATGAGGCTATATACGAAGTAGAAGAGTCCCCTACCTCGACCCCTCCGTTAACTCCGGAGTAGTGAGCCGGATCAAGTAGTAAGTATAGCGCGAGCAGGTAGCCGTCAGTTGTGCTTTCAATTTCGGCCAGTCAAGTCGCTCCTAAACCGTAAcagccctttaaaaaaaaaaaaagagtccaACTGAACCTTTCTTTCCCACCCTTTTGCATCCATCACAACCCAAGTGTTATTTTGCATGGTAGCGCGAGCGATTTCCTTATTATTTACGCCAAAGTTAGGTTCGATGCGCCACATTGTTTAATGACGCTGACTCTCTGGTGGTAGATCCCCATGAATTGGACGCTATCGTCTATAACACTGTGCACGCACTCGACGACGGAGGTGCTTGGGCGAtagcaaaagaaagaacagcGTTGCAAAAATGTGGTTTCAAATCGCCTTTACTATTGTTGCCGTTTTGAGTAGCCATAGCCTAGCGGCTTTCCTTCTCGGCTACACGTCCGAATCGTGTGACGACTTGAAACCCCATCGAATCCCTTTCGTTCAGGATGTGGTCGGACAACCAGGCCTCGGATCGAATGGACTACCCATAAATGCACCAGGTTTCAATCGGCCTAATCCTAATGGACCTGCAATAAACGGACCAGACGGGATGAACATTCAGCCAATTTTGATGACGACGGTGACTCCGTACAGGATTTTTACAGTCGACAATCGCTACAAAAAAGGACGCGCGCTTGAAGGTACTCTATTTTAAATGAAGGTTTTCTTGATTTTACATCGAGACTGCATTAGAAACTGGGAATAGATACAATCGTGGCACCTTTCCTTTTGACCCGCCTTTCTTAGCAGCGCGAACGTAGACGAGGCCATTAAGTTTATAGATAGGACTGTAAAGAACCTCATTCAGTATCGATCGAGGTAATTCAGAAGCTGATCTCAATGATCTCATACCTTTTGACAAAGTCCAATCACAGTATCGTATATAAATAAGTAAAAAGATTTGGTCTGGCGTTACCTTGGCTACGCAACTTCAACACAAAGATGCAACACAAGTCGTTGCGTGCCGGACAGCGCCGTTTCCCGTACGAGACCACTGAATATGAATGATTGTTTACAACGACCAACTTTAGTTAATTCTCTTTGTCTGGCCACCCCCCAATGCAAACAACACAATTCAATAAAAGAATTTCTCTTGTTCGCCGTTAAAGCTTTTATAACTTGAACGATAACTTGCTGTGTTATTTGTGTTTACCTTTTGGATGTTTTGGCAATAGTGAGATTGGAAGGTCGAGAATATTTTGAGGCCTTCGTCATGGAGGCTAGGGCAGTTGGCGGAGGACCTACTAATAAATTACCACAAGCGGGTGTTGGGCGCTTTGTGAGTGCTCCACGGACGGCCATGTTCTTAAGTTGTAGGGACCGTTCATCGTCGGCGGTCGTCAACGCGCCAAACCCTCTTCGCATGAACAATCTGACTTTCACGTGGGAAGCACCATTCCAAGACGTCGGCGACATTTATTTTATGtaacgagagagagagttcCTTACCTCcgatttttattgattttcaCTATTCCCGTTTCTCTCACGCACGCAGAGCTAGTGTCCTATTGGGCGACCGCTATTGGGTCTTCACTTCAGAGAGATTACTCAGCAATCCGTTCCGTGAGTGGTGTATAATCCACTAATCCGCAAATAATAGGTAACGTACCAAAAATTGTATTGTTGTAGCCGGCGAGCTGGTGGGCTGCGGGATACGCCGTACTTGCGTGCGTCTTTGCGGTTATTACCAATCGAGCCCAATTTGTTCGCTGGATGAAGCCGAATACGTCCTGATCATCGAAATCGACCCATCTCAACGTGAAACTCAAATCACAATCGGAGGATACATTCGCGACCCGCAAGTACGAAGAATTTCATGTAATAAACAGTTCAAAAGAGTTTAAGTAAAACGATTGTTTTCGATAGACTTATGTCGCGTTCGGAATGGCTTACAGTGACTTCTCCTTAATGGATATGGATATGAGTGTCTGCATGTTGGATCGTGGCAGAGTCACTCTTGGGCACTACGtaatgtttttttggtttttttttgcagattaTTACCgttgtttcttattttatttattgtcTTTATTGCAGTATGTTAAACAGGAGATATTTCCACCGTTCCCTCATGCTGGCGTgagtatttttttgttgttgttgtctttttgcTTTCTCACCGGACCAACCCTTTTCTCATTGCAACTGCATTATTATTACTATCATCATCGTCCCTTTCCTGAAATGGCGTGACAAACGACCTCTCCTCCCTTCTTGTGACACGATAACCGTCATCAATCTCCATGACGTTATGGCAATGTCCCAGTTGGAATTTATGATCAACCTGGCGCAAATTAGTGTGCACGCCAACTACTATAGTTACCTACGAAAATGAtcaactcttttttctttctttttaataactTTAAAATAGGTAATCATTCCTGATTTGACGGATCTGGATAACAATCGAATTTGGTGCCGATTTCGACGTCCATTTTTACCTTACGGTCCGACTAGCATCAACCCAA includes:
- the LOC116919159 gene encoding lethal(2)neighbour of Tid protein, translated to MAPPGKRHRAQSTKIQVIKRRLAKFQAKYLTTDFAKRLVFDPSLLWVSAILLLVGELFVNVLVIQRIPYTEIDWIAYMQEVEGVVNGTWDYSKLKGDTGPLVYPAGFVYLFTILYYLTNYGKNIRLAQYIFCGIYLITLALVFRIYSKSRKIPPYMLIFICCTSYRVHSIYVLRLFNDPVAIMFLFCSINLFMEGYWTLGSVFYSFAVSIKMNILLFAPALLLAYIASQGIYGTLKQLTICAGLQIVLGAPFLLANPLAYLIGSFNLGRVFLFEWTVNWRFLPEEIFIHPGFHITLLLLHVVLLAIFAKPWFRYMKSFAKLQPTGVGIVSQLFLLPLFTANLIGVAFSRSLHYQFYVWYFHTLPYLLWSTPYSIWLRLCILGFIEMCWNTFPSTYASSAILHVCHFLIICGIFWRRHPTKDLKIDIKKDK
- the LOC116919160 gene encoding putative ferric-chelate reductase 1 is translated as MWFQIAFTIVAVLSSHSLAAFLLGYTSESCDDLKPHRIPFVQDVVGQPGLGSNGLPINAPGFNRPNPNGPAINGPDGMNIQPILMTTVTPYRIFTVDNRYKKGRALEVRLEGREYFEAFVMEARAVGGGPTNKLPQAGVGRFVSAPRTAMFLSCRDRSSSAVVNAPNPLRMNNLTFTWEAPFQDVGDIYFIASVLLGDRYWVFTSERLLSNPFPGELVGCGIRRTCVRLCGYYQSSPICSLDEAEYVLIIEIDPSQRETQITIGGYIRDPQTYVAFGMAYSDFSLMDMDMSVCMLDRGRVTLGHYYVKQEIFPPFPHAGVIIPDLTDLDNNRIWCRFRRPFLPYGPTSINPTRSMFHYYFKGPKNDSGIYLPESIYKMNISPRQYNITEFYTDVQISNSAFLPIARHLVVFFLLLIGLHSKGF